A region from the Pirellulales bacterium genome encodes:
- a CDS encoding redox-sensing transcriptional repressor Rex, whose protein sequence is MEEPASNSPGSTGGGPVPKAVASRLSLYLRELQHLMERGDETTSSSELGRKLGFTDAQVRKDLAYFGHFGYPGIGYRCDKLVAAIKRILGTDQQWNAVLVGSGNLGRALLGYKGFQRQGFRVAAAFDTDANKVGSQIEGVVVYHLDDLTEFAKANRVRLGIIAVPAPAAQAVANRLVAASVEGILNFAPVTIELPDTVKHVGVDLAIELEQLSFAIVSREAQNG, encoded by the coding sequence ATGGAAGAGCCAGCAAGCAACTCGCCCGGTTCCACCGGCGGTGGACCGGTGCCTAAGGCTGTCGCCAGCCGGCTGAGCCTTTATCTCCGGGAACTCCAACATTTGATGGAGCGTGGGGACGAGACCACCAGTTCCAGCGAGTTGGGACGGAAGCTCGGCTTTACCGACGCCCAGGTCCGCAAGGACCTGGCCTATTTCGGCCATTTCGGCTACCCCGGCATTGGCTATCGTTGCGACAAGCTGGTAGCGGCCATCAAACGGATTCTGGGGACCGACCAACAGTGGAACGCCGTGCTCGTGGGGTCCGGCAACCTGGGGCGTGCGCTGTTGGGATATAAAGGCTTCCAGCGGCAGGGGTTTCGGGTCGCCGCTGCCTTCGACACCGATGCCAATAAGGTGGGCTCGCAAATCGAGGGGGTCGTGGTCTATCACCTGGACGATCTCACCGAGTTCGCCAAGGCCAATCGGGTACGTCTGGGGATCATCGCGGTGCCGGCTCCGGCGGCCCAAGCCGTGGCCAATCGCCTGGTGGCGGCGTCGGTCGAAGGGATCCTCAATTTCGCTCCGGTCACGATCGAGCTGCCTGACACGGTCAAACATGTCGGCGTCGACCTGGCGATCGAACTGGAACAGCTGTCGTTTGCCATCGTGAGCCGCGAGGCACAAAACGGCTGA